The nucleotide window CGCCGCGGCAAGGAAGATCGCGTCAATCTGCTCATTCAAGAGGTAAATCAAGGCAAAGCTGAAGCCGTGCGGCGAGGGATGGAGTTTGCTTTCGGCCGAGACTTCGATTTCGTCGGGTTCTGGGACTCCGATCTGGCCACCCCCCTGCATGCCATTTCCCAATTCATGGAAGTCCTGACGACGCGCCCTGAGATCGATATCGTATTTGGCTCGCGCGTCAAGCTTCTCGGCCACGATGTGCAGCGACGCGCAATTCGCCATTATCTTGGCCGAATTTTCGCAACGGTAGTTTCCACGCTTCTTCGCTTGCCGGTTTATGACACCCAATGCGGAGCCAAGCTCTTTCGTGTTGGTCCTTATACACGAGAAATCACCGCGCAGCCTTTCCAGAGCCGGTGGGTCTTTGATGTTGAACTGATCCAACGCTTCATCAAAAAGACCGGATCTCCGCGTGCTGCCGCGGCCCGGATGTATGAATTTCCGTTGGACTCCTGGGAAGAAGTAGGCGGCTCAAAGGTCAAGCCCTTTGATTTTTTCCTGGCATTTCGGGATGTTGTCAGGATTTATTTGTCCTACCGGTAATCCCAGGATTCCCTTGGCGTGGGATCGGTCCCCAAAAGCCATCTTCTACAATTTCACTTCACGCGTTTCCTACTGGTTCCCTGCTCGATAGAAAAGTGCACAAGAGACGGAAAGCATGATCTCCATCTGCACTCGTT belongs to Silvibacterium dinghuense and includes:
- a CDS encoding glycosyltransferase — encoded protein: MTTSKIAMIIPCYNERNRLHLDIYEEFLRVSPVHFVFVDDGSKDGTSDFIESFRRGKEDRVNLLIQEVNQGKAEAVRRGMEFAFGRDFDFVGFWDSDLATPLHAISQFMEVLTTRPEIDIVFGSRVKLLGHDVQRRAIRHYLGRIFATVVSTLLRLPVYDTQCGAKLFRVGPYTREITAQPFQSRWVFDVELIQRFIKKTGSPRAAAARMYEFPLDSWEEVGGSKVKPFDFFLAFRDVVRIYLSYR